A part of Cetobacterium somerae ATCC BAA-474 genomic DNA contains:
- a CDS encoding ABC transporter permease has translation MKISTSIIKQIVRAIFLIFCVSVVSFVLVSLSPLDPIQMNLGQTIKGSMSPEQLKKIQDYWGVNAPLTERYISWIKDFLKGDMNISLLYRRPVIQILQERLSSSLWLMGIAWILSGFLGFFLGVLAGFKRKTFIDHIIHKYALISASIPSFWFALLLLIIFSVWLDIFPIGMSVPIGVDFSNVTFKDRIHHAILPIVTLIFINSSAIILHTREKMIEVLDSDYILFAKARGENTFSIIFRHSIRNILLPAITLQFVSISEIFGGSVLIETVFSYPGLGQATVKAGLGGDVPLLLAITVVTATIVFLGNLIANLLYEIIDPRIGIKKKKE, from the coding sequence ATGAAGATTTCTACCTCTATTATCAAGCAAATAGTTAGAGCTATTTTTTTAATCTTCTGTGTTAGTGTTGTTTCTTTTGTTTTAGTTTCACTATCTCCTCTTGATCCTATACAAATGAATTTAGGTCAAACTATTAAGGGGTCCATGTCTCCCGAACAACTAAAAAAAATTCAAGATTATTGGGGAGTCAATGCTCCTCTAACTGAACGTTATATATCTTGGATTAAAGATTTTCTAAAAGGAGATATGAATATTTCACTTTTATATAGAAGGCCTGTTATTCAAATTCTTCAAGAAAGACTATCTAGCTCCTTATGGTTAATGGGAATAGCTTGGATTTTATCTGGTTTTTTAGGATTTTTCTTAGGGGTTTTAGCTGGATTTAAAAGAAAAACATTTATAGATCATATTATTCATAAATATGCTTTAATATCAGCTAGCATTCCATCTTTTTGGTTTGCTTTACTTTTACTTATTATTTTTTCAGTTTGGTTAGATATTTTTCCAATTGGAATGAGCGTTCCTATAGGCGTTGATTTTTCCAATGTAACTTTTAAAGATAGAATTCATCATGCTATCTTGCCTATTGTTACACTTATTTTTATTAATTCATCTGCTATAATTTTGCATACACGAGAAAAAATGATTGAAGTTTTAGATAGCGACTATATTTTGTTTGCTAAAGCTCGTGGAGAGAATACTTTTAGTATAATTTTTAGACATAGTATTAGAAATATTCTTTTACCTGCTATAACTTTGCAATTTGTATCTATAAGTGAAATCTTTGGCGGTTCTGTTTTAATTGAGACAGTCTTTTCATATCCTGGACTTGGTCAAGCTACTGTTAAAGCTGGACTTGGAGGAGATGTACCTCTTTTATTAGCAATAACAGTTGTTACTGCTACAATTGTTTTTTTAGGAAACTTAATTGCAAATTTATTATACGAAATAATTGATCCTAGAATAGGAATAAAAAAGAAAAAGGAGTGA
- a CDS encoding ABC transporter substrate-binding protein, whose product MLKKRFYKLFTITFILFSVSSVLEANAQDNTVIVAMGNTSEPESGFDPAFGWGAGEHVHEPLIQSTLTTTTQDLKIAYDLATDIKTSEDGLQWIVTIRDDVFFTDGKPLTAEDVAFTYNKVKELSTVNDFTMLDKAEAKDNKTVIFYMNKPYSIWPYSMANVGIVPKHAYNENYGQNPIGSGRYILQQWDKGQQVILKANPNYYGKTPNIENVVVLFMSEDAAFAAAKANKVDVAYTTPSLSQEKIKNYNILAAHSVDNRTFNLPTIPKNGSIGNDVTSDLAIRQAINIGLDRERLIKYILKGYGTPAYSVADKMPWFNDETIVVYNPEKAKAILENAGWKIGKNGIREKNGVPAKFNLLYPANDSVRQALAAETSNQLKELGIAVTFEGVGWDTAYTRAQSEPLVWGWGAHTPMEMYNIYHTAPNSNLAAYSPYSNKKVDELMDKALATNDLSKSFELWKKSQEKVSNDIPWIWLVNIDHLYWVKNNLNVAEQKIHPHGHGWSIVNNIDQWSWSNE is encoded by the coding sequence ATGCACAAGATAACACTGTTATAGTTGCTATGGGAAATACTTCAGAACCTGAAAGTGGATTTGACCCTGCTTTTGGATGGGGTGCTGGAGAACATGTTCACGAACCCCTTATTCAAAGTACACTAACAACAACAACTCAAGATTTAAAAATTGCTTATGATTTAGCAACTGATATAAAGACTTCAGAAGATGGACTTCAGTGGATTGTCACAATTAGAGATGATGTTTTTTTTACTGACGGAAAACCTTTAACAGCAGAAGATGTAGCCTTTACTTATAATAAAGTTAAAGAACTAAGTACAGTTAACGATTTTACTATGTTAGATAAAGCTGAAGCTAAAGATAATAAAACTGTTATTTTTTATATGAATAAACCATATTCTATTTGGCCTTACAGTATGGCTAATGTTGGGATAGTACCTAAACATGCTTATAATGAGAATTATGGTCAAAATCCTATTGGTTCTGGTAGATATATTTTACAGCAATGGGATAAAGGTCAGCAGGTTATTTTAAAAGCAAATCCTAATTACTATGGAAAAACTCCAAATATTGAAAATGTTGTTGTTTTGTTCATGAGTGAAGATGCTGCTTTTGCTGCAGCTAAAGCTAATAAAGTTGACGTAGCATACACAACACCTTCTCTTTCACAAGAAAAAATAAAAAATTATAATATCCTCGCTGCTCATTCAGTTGACAATCGTACATTTAATCTACCTACTATCCCCAAAAATGGAAGTATTGGAAATGATGTAACTAGCGATTTAGCTATTCGTCAAGCTATTAATATCGGCTTGGATAGAGAACGTTTAATAAAATATATTCTAAAAGGTTATGGAACTCCTGCTTATAGTGTTGCTGATAAAATGCCTTGGTTTAATGATGAAACTATTGTTGTTTATAATCCTGAAAAAGCAAAAGCAATTTTAGAAAATGCTGGTTGGAAAATTGGGAAAAATGGTATTCGAGAAAAAAATGGTGTTCCTGCGAAATTTAATCTTCTATATCCTGCAAATGACTCGGTGAGACAAGCATTAGCCGCTGAAACATCAAATCAATTAAAAGAACTAGGAATAGCTGTTACTTTTGAAGGTGTTGGTTGGGATACTGCCTATACTAGAGCTCAGTCTGAACCACTTGTATGGGGTTGGGGAGCGCACACTCCTATGGAGATGTACAATATATATCACACAGCACCAAATAGTAATTTAGCAGCTTACTCTCCATATTCTAATAAAAAAGTCGATGAATTAATGGATAAAGCTCTTGCTACTAATGATTTATCTAAGTCTTTTGAATTATGGAAAAAATCTCAAGAAAAAGTTTCTAACGATATTCCATGGATATGGCTAGTTAATATTGATCATCTATATTGGGTTAAAAACAACCTTAATGTTGCAGAGCAAAAAATACACCCTCATGGACATGGTTGGTCTATTGTTAATAATATTGACCAATGGTCTTGGAGTAATGAGTGA